TGTGGCGCGCCTCGGCCGGGGGGGTGGATGCGCTGGTCCAGGGGGGGATGCTGGCGGGCTTCGGTCTGGCCGGGCTGATGACGGGGCTGTGGTATCTGTTCGACCGCAACCTGGCCCGCCCGATCGAGCGGCTGGCGGGGGCGCTGCGCACCGGGCATCTGCCCGACGCGGCCGAGGCGCGCCATCTGGCCGATCTGGGCCCCGCCGCCCATGACGCGGCCTTGGCCCGGCAACGCTCGGACGAGGCGCTAGCCCGCGCGCTTCAGGACCACGCGGCCGAGCTGGCGCGCGAAAAGGCGGGGCTGGAATCCATCTTGGCCGATTTCGGCGCGGGCGCGGTCATGGCCGATGCGCAGGGGCGGGTGATCTTCTACAATGCCAGCGCGGCGCGGCTGCTGCCGGGTCTGGCGCTGGACCGGGCGCTGGACCGGCATCTGCAAACGGGGGCGCTGGTCGCGGCGCGTCAGCGGCTGGCGGCGGGGGCTGCGGCCACGGACCTGACCTGCCTGACCGCGCAGGGGATGCGCCTGTCGGGTCGGCTGCGTGCGATGACCGGCCAGGACGAGGGCGGGTTGCTGCTGATCCTGCGCGACCGGGCGGTGGAACGGCCCGCGCCGCGCCAGACGCTGGAGGCGCTGCGCCGTCACGCTGCCACCTTGGTGCCCATGCTGGACGCGCTGGACGGCCCCATCCCCGAGGCCCTGGCCCAGGCCATCCGCGCCGAGGGGCAGGGCCTGGCCCAGGCCACGCGGCACCTGTCCCAGATCCTGGCCAGCGACGCGCCCGCGGCCACCGCATCCCTGGCCGAGCTGGGCGCGGGCCTGCGGATGGAGGAGTCGCCCCCCGTCATCCTGGCGGTGGATGCGGCGGCGGTGAACGCGCTGCTGCTGGCGCTGGATGCGCGGCTGCGCGATGCGGGCCTGGATCCGGTCCTGCGGGTGCGGCCCGACCAAGGCGATCAGCTGGGCCTGCTTCTGGAATGGCAGGGCGCGCCCGTGCCCATCGACCGGCTGGAATCCTGGCTGACCGACGCGCCCGATCCGGGCCAGCCCACCACCTCCGGGGCCGAGATCCTGGCCATCCACGGCACCGGCATCTGGCCCGAAACCGAGGGCGCGACCGCCCGCTTGGTCATGCCCCTGACCATGGCCCCCGACGCGCAGGAGGGGGCGGGCGTCACCTATGACTTCGCGCTGGCGGGGCGGGGCGCGGCCTCGTCGCGGCTGGCCGATCTGACCTGTGTGGTCTTCGACACCGAGACGACGGGCCTGACCGACCGCGACCGCATCGTGCAGATCGCCGGGCTGCGGCTGGCCCGCGGCCGGCTGACCGGCGAGCGGTTCGAGACGCTGGTCAATCCCGGCCGCCCGATCCCGCCCGCCTCGACCGCGATCCACGGGATCACCGATGCGATGGTGGCTGATGCCCCGGACCTGGCGGCCGCGCTGACGGCCTTCCAGCATTTCTGCGACGATGCGGTGCTGGTCGCGCATAACGCGCCCTTCGACATGGGCTTCCTGCGCCGCGCCCAGGCCGAGACCGGGGCGCGTTTCGACAACCGGGTGCTGGACACGGTGGCCCTGTCAGCGATGATCTGGGGCCAGTCGGCGGTCCATTCGCTGGATGCGCTGACCGAACGGCTCGGCATCACCATCCCGGCCGAGGCGCGCCATACCGCAATGGGCGACACCATCGCCACGGCCGAGGCTTTCCTGCGCCTGGTCCCCGCGCTGGAGGCCAAGGGCATCACCCTGTTCGAGGAGGCGCTGATTCAGGCGCGCCGCCACCGCCGCCTGATCGCGGACGCGAACCTGCTGGATCCCGCGCGCTAGAGCTCGATCGAGGGGCCGTCGAATTCAGGCCCGGTCGCGGGGCCCTCGGGCAAAGGCGGCGGCGGCGGGGCACCCTCGCGCCGCCGGATCAGGATGTCGCCATTGGGCAGGCGTTCGGGCATCTGATAATTGCGGATGTCATCGACCTGGGCCGCCATGTCGCGCAGGATCGGGCCCATCTGGCGCAGGGTCTGGGCCAGGCTGTCGCCCGGAGGGGCCTCGGGCGGTGCATCGCGGAAGAACCGCTCGATCAGGCCCATGCCGCGGTCCCAGAAGCCGGGGGCCTCCTGCGCGGCCAGGGGGCTTGCCTGCAGGGTCAGGATCAGGGCGGGGGCGATCAGGGCTTTCATCGCCTGAAGATGGGGCGCGGGGCGGCGCGCCGCAAGGTCAGGCGGCGCCGATCTGGACCCCGCCGCGGTAACGCTGGCGATAGCTTTCCCAGGCCTCGTTCAGGCGGCGGGTGCGGGCCTCGGCCAGGCGGATCGCCTCGGGGGGCAGGCCGCGGCCGATGGCGCGGTCGGGGTGATTTTCGCGCAGCAGCTCGCGCCAGCGGCGTTTGACCTCGGGCAGGGGGGTGTCGGGGGCGACGCCCAGAACCTCGCAGGGGGGGCAGTTCGTGCCCGTATCGTGGCGGCGGCGGATCGCGGCGATCTGGTCGGGGCTGATGCCGAAGATGCGCCCGACCTCGTCCAGAAAGATCACCTCCGCCTCATGCAGGGCGCCATCGGCCACGGCGATGACGAACAGCCCCTCCAGCACGTCCAGCAGGACCGGGTCGCCGGGGCTGAACATCGACGCCATCTTGTGCGCCCAGGCATCGAAGCCCGCCACGTCCTGGCGTGCCAGGTCGAAGACGCGGGCGGCGTTCTTTTCCTCGGATCGCGGGATGATGAAGACCCGGCGGAAGGCCGCGACCTCGGACCGGGCGACGGTGCCGTCGACCTTGGCCAGCTTGGCCCCGAGCGCGATCACCGCGATGGTGAAGGCGACCGAGCGTTCGGGCGGGGTGGCCGGGCGGTTGGTCCACAGGAATGCCACGATTCGGTCGGCCATGCGCTGCCAGAAGCTGCGTGGCTTGGGAAGTTCGGGGCAGGGACCGGCACAGGTCCGGGGATCGTGGCAGCAGTTCATGCCTGCAAGGTTAGCGCCGAAATTGGCCCTGCGATAGGGGCGCAATGCCGCCCCGCGCGCCGGTCAGGCCGAAAGATCGCGCCCCATCAGCACAAGGTCGTGAAAGGCGCCGAACTTCCACCCCGCCGCCGGGATGCGCCCCCATTCGGCATAGCCCATGGCCCGGTGAAAGGCGATGGATCCGTCATTCGACCCGGTGATCCCGCCGATCATCACCCGGGCGCCGCGGGCGCGGGCGTGATCCTCCAGCGCGCGCAGCAGGATGCGGCCCAGCCCCGCGCCGCGCCGGTCCTGGTCCAGATAGATCGTGTGTTCCTGGCTGCGGGCATAGCCGGTCCCGCCCCGGAACTGGCTGTAGGTGCCGAACCCCGCCACCCCGTCCGCGTCGCGCAGGACCAGAAAGGCCGGGCGTTCGGCGATCAGCGCGGCGATCTGGTCCGGGCTGCGTTCCTCGGGCCAGAAGGTGATGGTCGTCTCGCGCACGATCCGGTTCC
Above is a genomic segment from Paracoccus aestuarii containing:
- a CDS encoding 3'-5' exonuclease, with product MSLRLRILAMFAAVLAAALAVAGAGLWRASAGGVDALVQGGMLAGFGLAGLMTGLWYLFDRNLARPIERLAGALRTGHLPDAAEARHLADLGPAAHDAALARQRSDEALARALQDHAAELAREKAGLESILADFGAGAVMADAQGRVIFYNASAARLLPGLALDRALDRHLQTGALVAARQRLAAGAAATDLTCLTAQGMRLSGRLRAMTGQDEGGLLLILRDRAVERPAPRQTLEALRRHAATLVPMLDALDGPIPEALAQAIRAEGQGLAQATRHLSQILASDAPAATASLAELGAGLRMEESPPVILAVDAAAVNALLLALDARLRDAGLDPVLRVRPDQGDQLGLLLEWQGAPVPIDRLESWLTDAPDPGQPTTSGAEILAIHGTGIWPETEGATARLVMPLTMAPDAQEGAGVTYDFALAGRGAASSRLADLTCVVFDTETTGLTDRDRIVQIAGLRLARGRLTGERFETLVNPGRPIPPASTAIHGITDAMVADAPDLAAALTAFQHFCDDAVLVAHNAPFDMGFLRRAQAETGARFDNRVLDTVALSAMIWGQSAVHSLDALTERLGITIPAEARHTAMGDTIATAEAFLRLVPALEAKGITLFEEALIQARRHRRLIADANLLDPAR
- a CDS encoding AAA+ family ATPase; protein product: MKALIAPALILTLQASPLAAQEAPGFWDRGMGLIERFFRDAPPEAPPGDSLAQTLRQMGPILRDMAAQVDDIRNYQMPERLPNGDILIRRREGAPPPPPLPEGPATGPEFDGPSIEL
- a CDS encoding molecular chaperone DjiA produces the protein MADRIVAFLWTNRPATPPERSVAFTIAVIALGAKLAKVDGTVARSEVAAFRRVFIIPRSEEKNAARVFDLARQDVAGFDAWAHKMASMFSPGDPVLLDVLEGLFVIAVADGALHEAEVIFLDEVGRIFGISPDQIAAIRRRHDTGTNCPPCEVLGVAPDTPLPEVKRRWRELLRENHPDRAIGRGLPPEAIRLAEARTRRLNEAWESYRQRYRGGVQIGAA
- a CDS encoding GNAT family N-acetyltransferase produces the protein MVPAPATADDIPGIARIWNRIVRETTITFWPEERSPDQIAALIAERPAFLVLRDADGVAGFGTYSQFRGGTGYARSQEHTIYLDQDRRGAGLGRILLRALEDHARARGARVMIGGITGSNDGSIAFHRAMGYAEWGRIPAAGWKFGAFHDLVLMGRDLSA